ATCCGCTCGGCCATTCCGAACTCGTCGATCTCGACGACAAGCTTCATTTCCTCCATCGGCAACGGTGAGGCCATCGCCTTCGGGGAGGCCGTCGCCGTGCCCATGCGCATGCGCTTCACCCGCGTCGAGGAGAGGAACCTGCCCAAGGCCAACGGCGTCACCGCCCAGGTCTCCGATGAAGATCCCTCGACCATCGATCTGCGCACCGTCGTTGCCCGCATGCGCGCCGTGAGCGGTCCTGACATTTCGAATTTCCAGCAGAGCTACATGGCCAGCATGGGGCCTGACGACGACACAGGTTTCGGTGAAGACCCGCGCAGCCTGACGCCCGCTCCGGCTTATCAGCCGCCGCCGCAGGGCTATACTCCACCACCGCCAGCACCGCGCGAGGAAGTGGTCCTCGAGCCCTATAACCCGGCGATGCTGCCACGAGCTGAACAGGCGAACCCGCAGCTTGAGCGTTTCAACCAGATCCGCAGCCAGCTTCTTGCCGAGGACGCACCGGCTCCTGTCCCGGAAATCCGCCGTGCGGAACTGCGCACGCCGTCCTACCCGCCCTCGGCCTCATCTCCTCCCCCAGCCGGTGATCAGCCCCGGCAATCCCTGCGGGAAAGCCTCCTGAAGAAGCCGCTGAGCAGCATCATCCGAAAGTAGAACATTCTGCTCGGGAATCTGCATTGCGCTCATCCGTACCTATGCGAAGGAATGGCCTGTTGATCCGTTGTCACTGATCCGGCCAATCGGCAAACTGACACCCTTTCACACATGATGTTGTGACCAAAGGGAATTTTGCCATGACCAAATACACGGGCACGTCCGGCGACGACAATCCCACTCTCCCGAAGAACGATCGCAATCAGATCTACGGCTACGGCGGCAATGATGTCCTGAACGGCGGCGACCTCAGGGACGAGATCTATGGTGGCATCGGCAATGACCTGCTTTCCGGCCTCGACGGATCGGACCTGCTCATCGGCGACGCCGGCAGGGACACGATCTATGGGGGTGCGGGAGCAGATGATATCGACGGCGGAGCGGGCGGCGATTATCTCTGGGGTGGCGACGGCAGCGACGTCCTCTCCGGCGCAAGCGGGGACGACTCGCTCAACGGCGAACAGGGGGATGATCGCATCGACACCGGCGCCGGCAATGACAGCGTCGATGGTGGAGCAGGCAACGACACCATCACCCTGTCCACTGGCGTCGCAGGCGACAAGAAGACGGTTCTGGGTGGCACGGGGGACGACGTCGTCTTTGCCGGCCTTGGTGCGGACAGCATCGACGGTGGTTCCGGTCAGGATCTCGTGAGCTACATGTATGCGGCCGCGGCCGTCACTGTGGACCTGCAGACGGGAAAGGGTGGCGGAGCAGCAGCCGGCGATACCTTCAACCGGCTCGAGGATGTGAGCGGCTCCAGCCACAGCGACAAGCTCTACGGCAACGGCGCCTTCAACGAGATCCTGGGCTTGGCGGGAAACGATACAATTCGGGGCGGCGCCGGTGGGGACTATCTCGACGGCGGCGTGGGTATCGACACGCTTGACTATCGCACATCCGACGCCCGTGTGAAGATCGACCTTGCCACCAACTCCGCATCCGGCGGCGATGCGCAGGGCGATCAGATCTTCAACTTCGAATCCGTGCTGGGTTCGAATTTTTCGGACTTTCTCTACGGCAGCAAGGTGGCCAATACCTTGCGGGGCGGAAACGGAAACGACCTGCTCTCCGGTCGCGATGGCAACGACACGCTTTATGGCGACGATGGAAACGACACCCTCCAGGGAGGAAACGGCCAGGACAAGCTGCAGGGAGGCGCCGGCAAGGACCTGCTCGCTGGCGACGCCGGCTCGGACACGTTGACTGGCGGGTCCGGAGCCGACACGTTCATCTATCGCGCAATCGGGGATTCAACCAATACGATAACCGACCGCGATACCATCCTCGACTTCGATCATGGACAGGGAGACAAGATCGACCTGACTCTGATCGATGCAAACACGAAAATCGCCGGCAACCAGTCATTTTCCTTCAAGGGAACCGGCGATTTCAGCGGAAGCGCGGGCCAGCTGCGCTACGTCAAGCAGGGCAGCGATGCCTATATTTATGGCGACGTGAACGGCGACAAGAAAATCGATTTTGCCATCCATCTTGATGACTCAATCACGTTGGTAGCGGGCGATTTCATCCTGTAAAGCACGTCGCGCAAAAGTGTGCCACGGTTTTGCGATAACGACATGCGCAAAAACAGCGAGCCGGGCGCTGGCTTCAACCCCGGGCCAATGGATCGAGACGCTGCCAGCTTTCGTGGAGCTGATTGCGAAACCACGTCATCTGCCGCTTGGCATATTGCCGGGTCGCTGCTGCGCCCTTTTCGATGACCTCGGCCTCGCTCATCTCCCCCTTCAGCATCGCCGATATCTGGGACACCCCGATCGCTTTCATGACAGGCAGTTCCGCAGGCAGATCCTGTGCCAGCAGCGCCCCTACCTCTTCGACCGCACCGGTTTCCAGCATAATGGCGAACCGCCTGTTGATCCGCTCCCGCAGAACCTGCCGCTCGGGCAGCACGACGATCTTCAGGGCTCGTTCGGGATCAATGACGACGGGTCCGCTACCCGTCTGAAAATGCCTGATTGATCGATCGGTCGCCGCCAGAACTTCCAGCGCCCGCACGATGCGCTGCCCGTCCCCGGGCTTCAATATTTCGGCGGTCTCCGCGTCGTTCAGTGCGAGCTCGGCGTGCAGGGCCTCGGCTCCCTCCTCCCCGAGCCTTGCCCGCATGCGCTCCCGGATTTCGGCAGGAATCTTCGGCATGTCGGAAAGCCCACCGGTCAGGGCCTTGAAATAAAGCCCGGTGCCGCCAACAAAGACCGGTATCTTTCCCTCACCCCGCAGCCGGTCGACGAGAAGCGTGGCCTCGCGCATCCATTCTCCGGTGGAATAGGGCTTTGCCGCCGGTACGTGACCATAGAGATGGTGCGGGACCCCTCCCATATCCGCCTCGGAGGGGCGCGCCGTCAGCACATCAAGGGTATCGTAGACCTGCATGCTGTCGGCGTTGATGACCACGCCGCCATGTCGAGCGGCAAGCTCAACCGCAAGTGCGGACTTGCCGCTGGCGGTCGGCCCGGTTATCAGGATCGCGTCCTGTCCATTCTCAAGGTTTTTCATCATGGCTTTCGTTGCCACGCTTGTAGCCAATCCGTCAAATCCCGTGCTGACACCCCGCCTTGCGGAAACAGCAGCGGACAGCCTGTCAGCATCGGGTCTCTACTGGCTCGCCGATGGCATAGCCTGCGATATCGTGCTCAGGGACGGGACCGATCCCGTCGCCGCCGAAACGCAGTTGCGCGCGCTCATCGGCCAGGAACCGATCGACGTCATTGTTCAGGACGCGGAAACCCGCCGCAAGAAGCTGCTGATCGCCGACATGGATTCCACCATGATCGGTCAGGAATGCATTGACGAACTGGCAGCCGAAGTCGGCCTCAAGGACAAGGTCGCAACCATTACGGCGCGGGCCATGAACGGCGAAATCGCCTTCGAGCCCGCCCTTATCGAACGTGTCGCCCTGTTGAAGGGCCTTCCGCTCAGTGTCGTCGGCGACGTGATCGAAAAGCGCATCACGCTGACGTCAGGCGGGCTCGAACTCGTCGCCACCATGAAGGCAAAGGGCCACCACACCGCCCTCGTCTCCGGCGGCTTCACAGTCTTCACCAATCCGATCGCAGCCCGGATCGGCTTCCACGAAAACCGCGCCAACATTCTGCTGGAACAGGACGGCGTGCTCAGCGGCACGGTCGCCGAACCGATCCTCGGCAAGCAGGCGAAAGTCGATGCCCTCATCGATATCTGCAAGACCCTCGGGTTCGACCCGTCCGAGGCGATGGCCGTCGGTGACGGCGCCAACGACCTCGGCATGCTGCATCTGGCAGGCGCGGGCGTCGCACTCCACGCCAAGCCAGCCGTTGCGGCAGAAGCGAAAATCCGCATCGACCACGGCGACCTCACGGCACTTCTCTACATTCAGGGCTATCGCAAGACGGACTTCGTGATGTGATTGCCGAAACCGAACGCCTTCTCATCCGCAATTGGCGAGATACGCCGCAGGATCGGGCGCTGTTCCATGAGATCAATTCCGATCCGGAGGTGATGGCTTTCTTCCCCCGGCAGCGAACACGAGCCGAATGCGGTCCGCTGCTGGAAGAGGCGCGCCGCCGCATCGAGGAAACCGGCCTTGGTTTCTTCGCCCTGGCTCTGCGTGAAGGAGATCAGCCAATCGGCTTCTGCGGACTCAATCAGCCGGATCGTGAGCCGATCCTGCCGGCCGGTACAGTCGAAATCGGCTGGCGTCTCGCCCGGCCCCATTGGGGAAAGGGTTATATGACAGAAGCTGGCAACGCCTTGCTGCGTCACGGCTTTCTGGAACTTGGCCTTCCGGAGATCGTATCCTTCGCCGTCGCACAGAACGAGCGATCAACCGCAGTCATGCGGCGTCTGGGCATGCACCATGACACTGCAAGGGATTTCGATCACCCCCGCGTCCCGGACACCTCGCCGGACCTGAAGCGGCATGTCCTCTATGCGCTGACGGCGAACGAATGGCGCACGCAACAGCTGCGCGCGCGATGATCACTCCATCCGCACGGTAACGAAGCGAAGCTCGCCCGTCTTGTTGGCGATCATCAGAAGAGCGTTCCGCCGCCCATCCGCTTTCAACTCCTCGACCCGCGCAGAAACATCCTCGGGCGCCCGCATGGCTTCCTGGCCGATCTCGACAATGACATCACCCGCCACGATCCGGCGTTCCGCAGCCGCAGAGTCTGCCGCGACATCGGTGATCACGACCCCCTCGACATCCTCGGCAATCCCGTAAGTCTTGCGGCTTTCGGCATCGAGCGCGGCAAGCTTCATGCCCAGAACCTCGTCAGCCACCGGAAGATCCGCAGCCGGCGGCTCGGCCTGATCCGTGCCTTCCTGAGCGCCCTGCGTATCTTCTGCGACCGCCGCTTCCGCCTCTTCACCGTCCTCAAGACGACCGAGCGTGACCTTCACGGTCATTTCCTTGCCGTCGCGGATGATCACCACATCGACGGCCTTGCCCACCGGGCTTTCCGCCACGACCCGCGGCAGGTCGCGCATCTCGACGACATCCCGGCCATCGAACTTGATGATCACGTCGCCGGTCTTGATCTCACCGCCATCGACGGGGCCGCCGCTGACAATACCGGCAACGAGTGCACCTTTCGGCGTCTCCATCTTCAGGCTTTCGGCGATATCCGCCGTCACGGGCTGGATACGCACGCCCAGCCAGCCACGGCGCGTCTCGCCGAATTCCCGCAACTGCTTGACGACATTTTCGGCAAGCTCCGTCGGCACGGAAAAGCCGATACCGATCGAGCCGCCGCTCGGCGAAATGATCGCCGTGTTGATGCCGATGACCTCGCCCCTCATATTGAACAGCGGGCCGCCGGAATTGCCCCGGTTGATCGCCGCGTCCGTCTGGATGAAATTGTCGTAAGGGCCGGCATTGATGTTGCGTCCGCGCGCCGAGATGATGCCCACCGTCACTGTGCCGCCGAGGCCGAACGGATTGCCGATCGCCATCACCCAGTCACCGATCCGCATGGTCTTGCTGTCACCGAAGGGAACGGATGTCAGCGGCTTCTTGGGCTCGACCTTCAGCAGCGCCAGATCGGTCTTGGTATCCGTACCGATCAGCTTGGCCTGCAGCTTGCTCCCATTGGCGAAGTTCACCTCGATATCGTCGGCGCCCTCGATCACATGGTTGTTGGTGACGATATAGCCGGCGGGATCGATGACGAAACCCGATCCGAGCGAGCTGACTGTGCGCTGGCGATCACCCGGAGCGCCCTGCCCCTTGAAGAATTCATCGAAGAAATCCTGGAACGGAGAGCCTTCCGGCACCTGCGGCATCGGCGCGTTGTCGTCGTTCTTGACGTTCTGCGAGGTCGAGATAT
This genomic stretch from Pararhizobium capsulatum DSM 1112 harbors:
- the serB gene encoding phosphoserine phosphatase SerB; protein product: MAFVATLVANPSNPVLTPRLAETAADSLSASGLYWLADGIACDIVLRDGTDPVAAETQLRALIGQEPIDVIVQDAETRRKKLLIADMDSTMIGQECIDELAAEVGLKDKVATITARAMNGEIAFEPALIERVALLKGLPLSVVGDVIEKRITLTSGGLELVATMKAKGHHTALVSGGFTVFTNPIAARIGFHENRANILLEQDGVLSGTVAEPILGKQAKVDALIDICKTLGFDPSEAMAVGDGANDLGMLHLAGAGVALHAKPAVAAEAKIRIDHGDLTALLYIQGYRKTDFVM
- a CDS encoding DegQ family serine endoprotease encodes the protein MALPIRSVFFRSTVTALALVTALPATLVHAQTTTPAATVPMQVVPGKSALAGHGPESVADLAAGLLDAVVNISTSQNVKNDDNAPMPQVPEGSPFQDFFDEFFKGQGAPGDRQRTVSSLGSGFVIDPAGYIVTNNHVIEGADDIEVNFANGSKLQAKLIGTDTKTDLALLKVEPKKPLTSVPFGDSKTMRIGDWVMAIGNPFGLGGTVTVGIISARGRNINAGPYDNFIQTDAAINRGNSGGPLFNMRGEVIGINTAIISPSGGSIGIGFSVPTELAENVVKQLREFGETRRGWLGVRIQPVTADIAESLKMETPKGALVAGIVSGGPVDGGEIKTGDVIIKFDGRDVVEMRDLPRVVAESPVGKAVDVVIIRDGKEMTVKVTLGRLEDGEEAEAAVAEDTQGAQEGTDQAEPPAADLPVADEVLGMKLAALDAESRKTYGIAEDVEGVVITDVAADSAAAERRIVAGDVIVEIGQEAMRAPEDVSARVEELKADGRRNALLMIANKTGELRFVTVRME
- a CDS encoding calcium-binding protein; amino-acid sequence: MTKYTGTSGDDNPTLPKNDRNQIYGYGGNDVLNGGDLRDEIYGGIGNDLLSGLDGSDLLIGDAGRDTIYGGAGADDIDGGAGGDYLWGGDGSDVLSGASGDDSLNGEQGDDRIDTGAGNDSVDGGAGNDTITLSTGVAGDKKTVLGGTGDDVVFAGLGADSIDGGSGQDLVSYMYAAAAVTVDLQTGKGGGAAAGDTFNRLEDVSGSSHSDKLYGNGAFNEILGLAGNDTIRGGAGGDYLDGGVGIDTLDYRTSDARVKIDLATNSASGGDAQGDQIFNFESVLGSNFSDFLYGSKVANTLRGGNGNDLLSGRDGNDTLYGDDGNDTLQGGNGQDKLQGGAGKDLLAGDAGSDTLTGGSGADTFIYRAIGDSTNTITDRDTILDFDHGQGDKIDLTLIDANTKIAGNQSFSFKGTGDFSGSAGQLRYVKQGSDAYIYGDVNGDKKIDFAIHLDDSITLVAGDFIL
- the miaA gene encoding tRNA (adenosine(37)-N6)-dimethylallyltransferase MiaA; translated protein: MMKNLENGQDAILITGPTASGKSALAVELAARHGGVVINADSMQVYDTLDVLTARPSEADMGGVPHHLYGHVPAAKPYSTGEWMREATLLVDRLRGEGKIPVFVGGTGLYFKALTGGLSDMPKIPAEIRERMRARLGEEGAEALHAELALNDAETAEILKPGDGQRIVRALEVLAATDRSIRHFQTGSGPVVIDPERALKIVVLPERQVLRERINRRFAIMLETGAVEEVGALLAQDLPAELPVMKAIGVSQISAMLKGEMSEAEVIEKGAAATRQYAKRQMTWFRNQLHESWQRLDPLARG
- a CDS encoding GNAT family N-acetyltransferase, translated to MIAETERLLIRNWRDTPQDRALFHEINSDPEVMAFFPRQRTRAECGPLLEEARRRIEETGLGFFALALREGDQPIGFCGLNQPDREPILPAGTVEIGWRLARPHWGKGYMTEAGNALLRHGFLELGLPEIVSFAVAQNERSTAVMRRLGMHHDTARDFDHPRVPDTSPDLKRHVLYALTANEWRTQQLRAR